Proteins encoded by one window of Astatotilapia calliptera chromosome 13, fAstCal1.2, whole genome shotgun sequence:
- the napba gene encoding N-ethylmaleimide-sensitive factor attachment protein, beta a produces the protein MDNSGKEKEAMQLMAEADKKVKASGSFLGGMFGGNHKVEDACEMYARAANMFKMAKNWSAAGNAFCQAARLHMQLQNKLDSATSFVDAGNAYKKADPQEAINCLNQAIDIYTDMGRFTIAAKHHITIAEIYESELVDIEKAIAHYEQAADYYKGEESNSSANKCLLKVGHYSAQLEQYQKAIEIYEQVAMSTMDNPLLKYNAKEYFFKASLCHFIVDELNAKLAIEKYEEMFPAFSDSRELKLLKKLLEAHEEQNSEAFTEAVKEFDSVSRLDQWLTTMLLRIKKTIQGDAGDLK, from the exons gggaaagagaaggaggccATGCAGCTGATGGCTGAAGCCGACAAGAAGGTCAAAGCGTCCGGATCCTTCCTCGGAGGGATGTTCGG GGGGAACCATAAGGTGGAGGACGCCTGCGAAATGTACGCCAGAGCAGCCAATATGTTTAAGATGGCAAAGAACTGGAGTG ctgCTGGGAACGCGTTCTGTCAGGCCGCTCGGCTCCACATGCAGCTTCAGAACAAACTGGATTCTGCCACCAGCTTCGTCGATGCAGGAAACGCCTACAAGAAGGCCGACCCACAGG AGGCTATCAACTGTTTAAATCAGGCCATTGACATCTACACTGACATG GGTCGGTTTACCATTGCAGCCAAACATCACATCACTATAGCAGAGATTTATGAGTCAGAGCTGGTGGACATTGAGAAG gccATTGCCCACTACGAGCAGGCAGCAGACTACTACAAGGGAGAAGAATCTAACAG CTCAGCTAACAAATGTCTTCTGAAGGTCGGACACTACAGCGCTCAGCTGGAACAGTACCAGAAAGCGATTGAAATCTATGAGCAG GTTGCAATGAGCACCATGGACAATCCCCTACTCAAGTACAACGCAAAAGAGTATTTCTTTAAGGCATCGCTCTGTCATTTCATTGTGGATGAGCTCAATGCCAAG TTGGCCATCGAGAAGTATGAAGAGATGTTTCCAGCCTTCTCAGACTCCAGAGAGCTCAAACTGTTAAAG AAACTGCTAGAAGCCCACGAGGAGCAGAACAGCGAGGCGTTCACGGAGGCCGTGAAGGAGTTTGATTCTGTGTCTCGCCTGGACCAGTGGCTGACCACGATGTTGCTACGCATCAAGAAAACCATCCAGGGGGATGCTGGGGACCTGAAATAG
- the LOC113034907 gene encoding cell division cycle 5-like protein, giving the protein MPRIMIKGGVWRNTEDEILKAAVMKYGKNQWSRIASLLHRKSAKQCKARWYEWLDPSIKKTEWSREEEEKLLHLAKLMPTQWRTIAPIIGRTAAQCLEHYEYLLDKAAQRDNEEEVGDDPRKLKPGEIDPNPETKPARPDPVDMDEDELEMLSEARARLANTQGKKAKRKAREKQLEEARRLAALQKRRELRAAGIDVQKKRKKKRGVDYNAEIPFEKKPAPGFYDTSMEQYDAQEPNFKRLRQQHLDGELRNETEERERKKDKQKIKKKKESDLPSAILQTSRVAEFTKKRSKLVLLAPQSAYSRSGMTFLTC; this is encoded by the exons ATGCCGCGAATTATGATTAAAGGAGGCGTCTGGCGCAACACTGAG GATGAGATCCTCAAGGCAGCTGTAATGAAATATGGGAAAAACCAGTGGTCCCGTATCGCCTCCCTGCTGCACCGAAAGTCTGCCAAACAGTGTAAAGCCCGATG GTACGAGTGGTTGGACCCCAGTATCAAGAAAACAGAATGGtccagagaagaggaggagaagctgCTTCACTTGGCCAAGCTGATGCCCACCCAGTGGAGGACCATTGCTCCTATCATAGGAAGGACTGCTGCTCAGTGTCTGGAACACTACGAATACCTGCT gGACAAAGCAGCTCAAAGAGACAATGAGGAGGAAGTGGGAGATGACCCCAGAAAGTTGAAACCAGGAGAAATTGATCCCAATCCTGAAACAAAACCTGCCAGACCTGACCCTGTGGATATGGATGAAG ATGAGTTGGAGATGCTTTCAGAGGCCAGGGCTCGTTTGGCCAACACCCAGGGCAAGAAAGCCAAGAGGAAGGCCAgagagaaacagctggaggaagccAG ACGGCTGGCTGCTCTGCAGAAACGCAGAGAGCTGAGAGCAGCAGGAATCGATGttcagaagaagagaaagaagaagagaggagtaGACTATAATGCTGAAATCCCTTTTGAAAAGAAACCTGCACCG GGTTTCTATGACACCAGCATGGAGCAGTATGATGCTCAGGAGCCTAATTTCAAGAGGCTCAGACAGCAGCATTTGGATGGAGAATTACGCAA tgagactgaagagagggagaggaagaaagataaacagaagataaagaagaagaaggagagtgaCTTGCCGTCTGCCATCCTGCAGACCAGCAGAGTGGCTGAGTTTACCAAAAAACGTTCCAAACTAGTGTTACTCGCACCACAG AGTGCCTACTCCAGGAGTGGGATGACCTTCCTCACCTGCTGA